Sequence from the Candidatus Omnitrophota bacterium genome:
GCTCAGGTTGAAAAGTAGGCCCATATTTCTGCGCCGTGAGGGCATAAAGATGTGGGTGACAGACAGCAACACGACATGCGAGGCGATAGGTTTCAGGCTTGGGGAGGCGACGGATGAAATAATGGAAAGTTCCAGCCTGGATATTGCGTACACGCCGTCTTTGAATATATGGAAGGATGCTATTACTTTGCAGCTTGAAATCGCAGACCTAAAGGTAAATTTAATTTAAGCGAGGTGTTAAACGGCTTTTTTTACCTTGCCGGCTTTCAAGCATTTGGTGCAGACCTTGACTCTCTTTATTTTACCTTTAACTAATGCCCTGACCATTTTAAGGTTGGGCAGGAAACGTCTTCGGCTTATACCAGTGATACGCAGGCCCACGCCGCCCTTTTTTTTGGCTAGACCTCTTCGTTTTATCGTGCGCCCGGCTACAGGCCCTTTGCCGCATATTTCACAAAATCTTGACATTGTAAAAACTCCTTTTTTCGGTCTTAAACAGGGTTAAATACTACCATAGCCGTCGGATATATGCAAGAAAAAAAAGAGTTAAAAGATAAGAAAGTCCAATACCTAAAAGGGGTTGGGCCTAAGCGAGCCGAGCAGCTCGCAAGGCTTGGCATACATACCGTATCTGACCTTTTATATTATCTGCCGCGGCGTTACGAAGACAGGCGCGAGATAATTTCAATAAAAGACGTTCAGCCGGACAAACTTCATACGATAAAGGGCAGGATAAAACGCCACGGTGTATGGAAGAGCAAGAAGGGCATCTTGATATATGAGATGGTGGTAGAAGACCAGACGGCCAATATCCACGCAGTCTGGTATAACCAGCCCTATCTGAAAAAATATTTTAAGCCGGGCGATAAGATAATACTTTACGGGAAAGTAGAAAAGTTTAAGTACTTACAGATCACTCACCCGGATTATGAAGTCCTTAAGAGAGACGAAGAATCGCTCGATATTATAAATATGGGAAGGATAGTCCCTATCTA
This genomic interval carries:
- the rpmB gene encoding 50S ribosomal protein L28 produces the protein MSRFCEICGKGPVAGRTIKRRGLAKKKGGVGLRITGISRRRFLPNLKMVRALVKGKIKRVKVCTKCLKAGKVKKAV